One Microcebus murinus isolate Inina chromosome 10, M.murinus_Inina_mat1.0, whole genome shotgun sequence DNA segment encodes these proteins:
- the LOC105869504 gene encoding tubulin alpha-1C chain, with the protein MRECISIHVGQAGVQIGNACWELYCLEHGIQPDGQMPSDKTIGGGDDSFNTFFSETGAGKHVPRAVFVDLEPTVIDEVRTGTYRQLFHPEQLITGKEDAANNYARGHYTIGKEIIDLVLDRIRKLADQCTGLQGFLVFHSFGGGTGSGFTSLLMERLSVDYGKKSKLEFSIYPAPQVSTAVVEPYNSILTTHTTLEHSDCAFMVDNEAIYDICRRNLDIERPTYTNLNRLISQIVSSITASLRFDGALNVDLTEFQTNLVPYPRIHFPLATYAPVISAEKAYHEQLSVAEITNACFEPANQMVKCDPRHGKYMACCLLYRGDVVPKDVNAAIATIKTKRSIQFVDWCPTGFKVGINYQPPTVVPGGDLAKVQRAVCMLSNTTAVAEAWARLDHKFDLMYAKRAFVHWYVGEGMEEGEFSEAREDMAALEKDYEEVGADSAEGEDEGEEY; encoded by the exons ATG CGTGAGTGCATCTCCATCCACGTTGGCCAGGCTGGTGTCCAGATTGGCAATGCCTGCTGGGAGCTCTACTGCCTGGAACACGGCATCCAGCCCGATGGCCAGATGCCAAGTGACAAGACCATTGGGGGAGGAGATGACTCCTTCAACACCTTCTTCAGTGAGACGGGCGCTGGCAAGCATGTGCCCAGGGCAGTGTTTGTAGACCTGGAACCCACAGTCATTG ACGAAGTTCGCACTGGTACCTACCGCCAGCTCTTCCACCCTGAGCAGCTCATCACAGGCAAGGAAGATGCTGCCAATAACTATGCCCGTGGGCACTACACCATTGGCAAGGAGATCATTGACCTCGTCTTGGACCGAATTCGCAAGCTG GCCGACCAGTGCACAGGTCTTCAGGGCTTCTTGGTTTTCCACAGCTTTGGTGGCGGAACGGGTTCTGGGTTCACCTCTCTGCTGATGGAGCGCCTCTCTGTCGATTACGGCAAGAAGTCCAAGCTGGAATTCTCCATTTACCCAGCCCCCCAGGTTTCCACAGCTGTAGTTGAGCCCTACAACTCCATCCTCACCACCCACACCACTCTGGAGCACTCTGATTGTGCCTTCATGGTAGACAATGAGGCCATCTATGACATCTGTCGTAGAAACCTTGATATTGAGCGCCCAACCTACACTAACCTGAACCGCCTTATTAGCCAGATTGTGTCCTCCATCACCGCTTCCCTCAGATTTGATGGAGCCCTGAATGTCGATCTGACAGAATTCCAGACCAACCTGGTGCCCTATCCCCGCATCCACTTCCCTCTGGCCACATATGCCCCTGTGATCTCTGCTGAGAAAGCCTACCATGAGCAGCTTTCTGTGGCAGAGATCACCAACGCTTGCTTTGAGCCAGCCAACCAGATGGTGAAATGTGACCCCCGCCATGGTAAATACATGGCTTGCTGCCTGTTGTACCGTGGTGATGTGGTTCCCAAAGATGTCAATGCTGCCATTGCCACCATCAAGACCAAGCGCAGCATCCAGTTTGTGGATTGGTGTCCCACTGGCTTCAAGGTTGGCATCAATTACCAGCCTCCCACTGTGGTACCTGGCGGTGACCTGGCCAAGGTACAGAGAGCTGTGTGCATGCTGAGCAACACCACAGCCGTTGCTGAGGCCTGGGCTCGCCTGGACCACAAGTTTGACCTGATGTATGCCAAGCGTGCCTTTGTTCACTGGTACGTGGGTGaggggatggaggaaggagagTTTTCTGAGGCCCGTGAGGACATGGCTGCCCTTGAGAAGGATTATGAGGAGGTTGGAGCAGATAGTGCTGAGGGAGAAGATGAGGGTGAAGAGTATTAA